The DNA window GGCGCCGTCCACGGCGGCCGACCTCCGGATGTCGACGGTGGCGGCGGACGCCGTGCCGCCGGCCCGGGCGATCGCCGTCGCCGTCCGCCGCGCGCCGGTCCCGTCGACGTCGGCGCACGTCACCGCAGGTCGCCGGGGCCGAGGAAGCGGAGACGGCAGCGGGCAGCCGCGTCGAGCGCGTCGGCGGGCATCATCGTGGCGCCGTCACGCCGCCGTCGTGACCGGCGGCGGCGCCGCGGCGTCGCCGAGGACGAGCTGGTTGAGCTCGCCGAAGTAGGCGACGTAGAGGCGGTAGACGTTCTCGAGGTGGTCGAGCATGCGGCGCTCGTCGTCGTCGGTCCGCAGCAGCGAGGCGACGACGCCCCACACGAAGTCGTCGTGCTTGTCGTCGATGTCGGTGCCGACGTGGGCCCTCGCGCCCTTCGCCGCATCGGGGCCGAGCGCCCGCTCCACCTTGGCGATCCACGCCGGCTGGGTCCTCGTCGTCGTGTACTCGATGAAGTAGACGCTGGCGATGAGCGCGAGCGGGCTGTCGTTGTAGACGACGTCGTAGAGCAGGTAGCCCATCAGGCTCTTGGTGGCGAGCAGCGGTTCCTGGGCGTAGACCTCTTCCGGCGTGACGCCGACGTACTCGAGGTCCCGGAGGAACATCTCGTCGTGCAGCATCTTCTCGTCCGTGTACGCCGCCCATTGCTTGGCCCGGACGGGGTCGTGCTTGGTGAACCAGATGAGCGCATAGGCGTCCACGGTGCGTTTGCGGCGGATGCGGAGGATCGTCTCGACGGTGTGCCGCTTGTAGTGATCGAGGTTCAACTCGTCCCCGTCGACCAGGTCTCCGGCGAAGGGGCCCTCCGTGTAGAACTGGCTGATCATCTGGTCGAGTCGAGCGTCGACGGTTGCGCGAAGCTCCCGATGGACGGACGCGTCGGCCGGAGTTCCCTGCATCATGTGCGACTCCGGGAGGAGAAAAATCGTCCGGCCTCGTGGGCGCAGACGAAGGAAGAAAGCCGCCGACGGCTGTGTCGACATCTGGCTTCATCGCCGGAACCGAAGTCGGAGCAATTTGTTCCGGCTTCTGGTTTTATTTCACTATAAGCCCTTTGTCAAGGCTTGCGAATTCGGGCGAACCCGGGAGACCACGGCGCCGTGAGCGGCGGCGGCGCCCGCGGGCGCCGCGCCGGGCTGGGGGAACCGCTACGTTTGCCCGATGCGACACAGGGCGGCGATGGTGGTGCGGTCCGCGGTGGCGGTCGCGGTGGCGGCGGGGATGCTCCTCCCGGCGCTGCCGGCGACGGCCTATCCGATGAAGCCGTGCTCGGCGGAGAACCCGAACGACGAGTACACCGATTCGATCGGGATCACCTGGAAGTGCGTCCAGGAGTCCGGCTCGGGCCGCTGGTACTGGCAGAAGCAGCCGCGCAAGGACCCGTCGTACGCGCTCGTCTACTCGGGCCCCTACCTCCAGACCCTGCTCTCCTTCGGCGTGTCCGTCGACAGCACCGGTCGGGTCAAGGCCGGCTCGATGGCGCACGCCAGCAATGCGCTCGCCCAGCCCTGGTTCGGGAGCGACTCGGTGGTGGCGCGGACGGTCCTCCAGCGCTGGAACGGGTCGGCCTGGACGTCGTGCCGCGACACCGGCCTGGTGTACAGCCCCGCCGGCCACCCGACGCAGTACGCGTCGCTGAACTCGCCGTCGCCGCCGTGCGGCGCCGGCTACTACCGCGACTACGGGAGCGCGTACATCGTCCTCGACGGGCGATGGTGGGGCGGCTCGGCGGCCAGCCCGTTCGTCTACGCCGTCAGCCCCACGAGCGCCGCCGCCGACGACCCCGTCCCCCCGCCGCCCGATGAGTGACCTCGTCGGGTTCGTCGAGATGGCCGAGCTGCTCGAGCTGCCGCTCGGCGACGTGATGGCGTGGATCGAGGACACCGAGGAGTTCCCGCCGCCGGTCGCCGTCCTCAGCATCGGCCCGGTGTGGTCCTGGGAGGCCGTCGTCGCCTGGCTGCGCGACGCGCCGGGCTGGCTGTACCCGACGAAGTCGGAGGTCGACGACCTCGACATCGAGACCTACCTCATCGACCAGCCCGGCTGGGTCTCCCACGGGTTCCGGCACACCCACATCGGCCCCGAGCACGCCTGGCTGTGGCTGTTCCGGTCGCCCTCGACGGGCGCCGCCCTGGGCTCGTTGCTGGCGGCCGCCGGCTCGTCGGTCCACGAGGTCGAGCGCCACTACCTCGAGCGGTCGCCGCGCGGGGAGGAGGAGCCCGACGGCCGGACCGTCAACCCCGCGCTGACGTTCGCCCTCGGCGCGGCCAGGACGTGGCGGCACGTGCTCGGGGCCGACAAGCCCGACGACGTGCACCTGCTGCTCGGGCTGGCCGAGCGGTGGGGCGCCGACATCGTGAGCCACGAGCTGCGCCGCCGGGGGGTCACCCAGCGGCAGGTGTGGGGCGCGGCGGCCGACGTCCTCGCCGCTACCGGGAGCGGCGGATCCGGCTGAGCCCGAGCGCGGCCCGCACGAGGTCGCGCACGGCCCGCTCGTCGGCCCCTTCCCGCACCAGCGCCTGCACCAGGTCCTCGAGCTCCGCCGCGGCCGCCTCCTCGTCCTCCGGGCCCGCCGCCGCGCCGGGCGGGGCGACGGCGGAGACGAGGATCAGCCCGAGGACGGCCGACGCCGTGATGAGCCCGAACGTGAGGGCGGCCCCGTCGTTCCCCTGCACCGACGTGACGATCATCCCGGCGATCCCCGCCGCGCACACGACGAGCACGACGGCCCGCACGGCCTTCGGGGTCATCGGCGGACGAGGGGCTTGTACCTGATGCGGTGCGGGCGCTCGGCGTCGGCGCCCAGCTGCTTGCGGCGCCAGGCCTCGTACTCGCTGAAGTTGCCCTCGAACCACCGCACCTGCGACTCGCCCTCGAAGGCGAGCACGTGGGTGGCGATGCGGTCGAGGAACCAGCGGTCGTGGCTGATGACGACGGCGCAGCCGGGGAACGCCTCCAGCGCGCCCTCGAGCGCCCGCAGGGTGTCGACGTCGAGGTCGTTGGTCGGCTCGTCGAGCAGGAGCACGTTGCCGCCCGAGCGCAGCACCTTGGCCAGCTGCACCCGGTTGCGCTCGCCGCCCGAGAGGTCCCGCACGAGCTTCTGCTGGTCGGCCCCCCGGAACCCGAAGCCGGCCACCCAGGCCCGGCCGTGCACCTCCCGGCCCCCGACCCGCAGGTGGTCGACCCCGCCGGTGATCTCCTCGTAGACGGTGTTCGCCGGGTCGAGCGCCTCCCTCGACTGGTCGACGTGGGCCAGCTGCACGGTCGGCCCGACCCGGAGCGTGCCGCCGTCGGGCGCCTCGTCGCCGGTGATCATCCGGAACAGGGTGGTCTTCCCGGCCCCGTTCGGGCCGATCACGCCGACGATCCCGGCCGGCGGCAGGGAGAACGTCAGGTCCTCGATCAGCAGGCGGTCGCCGAACCCCTTGGTGAGGTGGTCGGCCTCGATGACCACGTCGCCCAGCCGCTCGCCCGGCGGCACCATGATCTCCAGCCGGTCGGCGCCGCCGTCGGCCGCCTGGGCCTCGGCCAGCAGCCGCTCGTAGGCGGTGAGGCGGGCCCGCCCCTTGGCCTGGCGCGCCTTCGGGGCCATCCGGACCCACTCCAGCTCCCGCTCCAGGGTGCGCCGCCGGGCCGACTCGGCCTTCTCCTCCCTGGCGAGCCGCTCCCGCTTCTGCTCCAGCCAGGACGAGTAGTTGCCCTCGAAGGGCAGGCCCCTGCCCCGGTCGAGCTCCAGGATCCAGCCGGCGACGTTGTCGAGGAAGTAGCGGTCGTGGGTGACGGCCACGACCGTGCCCGGGTACTCCTGGAGGAACCGCTCGAGCCAGGCCACCGACTCGGCGTCGAGGTGGTTGGTGGGCTCGTCGAGGAGCAGCAGGTCGGGCCGGGACAGGAGGAGCCGGCACAGGGCGACCCGGCGCCGCTCGCCGCCCGAGAGGGTGGTGACGTCGGCGTCGCCGGGCGGCAGGCGCAGGGCGTCCATGGCGATGTCGACGGTGCGGTTGAGCTCCCAGGCGCCGGCCGCCTCGATCTTCGCCTCCAGGTCCGCCTGCTCGGCGCCGAGCTTCTCGTAGTCCGCGTCCGGGTCGGCCCACCCGGCCATCACGTCGTCGTAGCGGGCGAGCAGCGCGGCGGTGGCGGCCACGCCCTCCATGACGTTGCCCTGCACGTCCTTGGCCGGGTCGAGCGACGGCTCCTGCTCGAGGAACCCGACGGTGAACCCGGGGGTCAGGCGGGCGTCGCCGGTGTAGCCGTCGTCCACCCCGGCCATGATCCGCAGCAGCGACGACTTCCCGGCCCCGTTCGGGCCGATGACCCCGATCTTCGCCCCCGGGTAGAACGCGAGGGTGATGTCCCGCAGGACCTCCCGGTCCGGCGGGTGGACGCGGCTCACCCGCCGCATCGTGAAGATGAACTGCGCAGCCATAGCGAGCCGACGCTACCGGCGGCGCGCAGGCGACAAGGAGGCGGACGTGGCGGACGAGGGGTTCGACGACCTGGTCGCGGTGTACCGGAGGGCGGACCGGTCCGTCCGGCGGGCGACGGGGGCGGCGACGGGCGTCGCCATCTTCGCCGTCCTGAGCCTGGTGGGCGCCGCGCTGATGGCCGTCGGGGCCTTCGCGTCGGACGACGAGGCGGCCAGGATCGGCTCCTACGTCGCCGCCCTCGGCGCGGCGCTGTCCGCCGCCCTGCTCTGGGCCGTCAGCGCCGCCCTGGAGGTCCTGGCCAGCCAGCTCGAGGTGACGACCGCCGACACCGACGACGAGGAGCCCGGCGGGTTCGGGGGAGGGGGCGAGCGGTAGGATCGGGCAGCGATGCCCCCTGAGTCGCGCGTCGCCGCCTCCGTCGCCGGTCCCAATGCCTGGCTGGTCGACGAGATGTACGAGCAGTACCTCGCCGACCCGTCGTCGGTGAGCGAGAGCT is part of the Acidimicrobiales bacterium genome and encodes:
- a CDS encoding iron-containing redox enzyme family protein, encoding MISQFYTEGPFAGDLVDGDELNLDHYKRHTVETILRIRRKRTVDAYALIWFTKHDPVRAKQWAAYTDEKMLHDEMFLRDLEYVGVTPEEVYAQEPLLATKSLMGYLLYDVVYNDSPLALIASVYFIEYTTTRTQPAWIAKVERALGPDAAKGARAHVGTDIDDKHDDFVWGVVASLLRTDDDERRMLDHLENVYRLYVAYFGELNQLVLGDAAAPPPVTTAA
- the ettA gene encoding energy-dependent translational throttle protein EttA — translated: MAAQFIFTMRRVSRVHPPDREVLRDITLAFYPGAKIGVIGPNGAGKSSLLRIMAGVDDGYTGDARLTPGFTVGFLEQEPSLDPAKDVQGNVMEGVAATAALLARYDDVMAGWADPDADYEKLGAEQADLEAKIEAAGAWELNRTVDIAMDALRLPPGDADVTTLSGGERRRVALCRLLLSRPDLLLLDEPTNHLDAESVAWLERFLQEYPGTVVAVTHDRYFLDNVAGWILELDRGRGLPFEGNYSSWLEQKRERLAREEKAESARRRTLERELEWVRMAPKARQAKGRARLTAYERLLAEAQAADGGADRLEIMVPPGERLGDVVIEADHLTKGFGDRLLIEDLTFSLPPAGIVGVIGPNGAGKTTLFRMITGDEAPDGGTLRVGPTVQLAHVDQSREALDPANTVYEEITGGVDHLRVGGREVHGRAWVAGFGFRGADQQKLVRDLSGGERNRVQLAKVLRSGGNVLLLDEPTNDLDVDTLRALEGALEAFPGCAVVISHDRWFLDRIATHVLAFEGESQVRWFEGNFSEYEAWRRKQLGADAERPHRIRYKPLVRR